The proteins below are encoded in one region of Aquisphaera giovannonii:
- a CDS encoding DUF1559 domain-containing protein gives MRHRRPCPRTAFTLIELLVVIAIIAVLIALLLPAVQSAREAARRAQCVNNLKQLGLAMHNYHDSNNALPLGRTLQSGTYRPFSQQARILGYMEQSNIFNTLNFSLSSFDVANVTGAAATISSFLCPSDTPPTIPSGQVLAGYGWGAVNYRANEGTSVAMWYGADDVSNVNNGVVAEPNGLFFSSQCIRLASVTDGTSNTAAFSEHLVGDFSNAVSTELSDTYAPGTHPMNSDEAYAFCKAANINDLSQQGYSNVGAPWTYGYHSTTSYWHSAPPNTRSCMFPPSRISTTANSRHAGGVNVSLADGSVRFVKSTVNVATWRALGTRNKGEVISADGY, from the coding sequence ATGCGACATCGTCGTCCTTGCCCGCGTACCGCCTTCACCCTCATCGAGTTGCTCGTCGTCATCGCGATCATCGCCGTCCTGATCGCCCTGCTCCTGCCGGCGGTCCAGTCGGCCAGAGAGGCGGCCCGCCGCGCCCAGTGCGTCAACAACCTGAAGCAGCTCGGCCTTGCCATGCACAACTATCACGACTCGAACAACGCCCTTCCCCTGGGCCGCACCCTCCAGTCCGGGACCTACCGCCCCTTCTCCCAGCAGGCGCGGATCCTCGGGTACATGGAGCAGTCGAACATATTCAATACGCTGAATTTCTCGCTGAGCAGCTTCGACGTCGCCAACGTGACGGGTGCGGCGGCGACGATCAGCTCGTTCCTCTGCCCGAGCGACACGCCCCCGACGATCCCATCGGGCCAGGTGCTGGCGGGCTACGGGTGGGGCGCCGTCAATTACCGGGCCAATGAGGGGACCAGCGTGGCCATGTGGTACGGGGCCGACGACGTCTCGAACGTCAACAACGGCGTCGTGGCGGAGCCCAATGGGCTCTTCTTCTCCAGCCAGTGCATCCGCCTGGCCTCGGTGACCGACGGCACGAGCAACACGGCGGCCTTCAGCGAGCACCTCGTCGGGGATTTCAGCAACGCGGTCTCCACCGAGCTGAGCGACACCTACGCGCCCGGCACCCATCCCATGAACTCGGATGAGGCCTATGCGTTCTGCAAGGCGGCCAACATCAACGACCTGAGCCAGCAGGGCTACTCGAACGTCGGCGCGCCATGGACCTACGGCTATCACTCGACCACCAGCTACTGGCACTCGGCCCCGCCCAACACGAGGTCCTGCATGTTCCCCCCATCCCGGATCTCCACCACGGCCAACAGCCGTCACGCTGGCGGCGTCAACGTCTCGCTCGCGGATGGATCGGTCCGGTTCGTGAAATCCACCGTGAACGTAGCAACCTGGCGGGCGCTCGGCACCCGGAACAAGGGCGAGGTCATCAGCGCCGACGGCTATTGA
- a CDS encoding carboxymuconolactone decarboxylase family protein has translation MNWPTVSLAAALVAAAVPASRAEDVPDSTPRPVAATRPQLKEQLERSKHSRPRLPLPPPTADEIAAARNPSRPGPMGGIINNGRMRKLYLPPEVLGGGFQREPDPAMTLSNTFKTKFFWIVSRANNCAYCQGHQEVKLASDGVTEDEIAALDGDWSGFPERDRAAFAFTKKLTFEPDKVADADIDRLRAHYSDLQILEIITAVAGFNAMNRWTGALAIPQEEHRVYLTETSEPFRSLRSMVAPLPSDAPATTPTCAVPRDRGPLEDGDALKAALDRCRHRNPRLPLADEAASRALLPSDWPDSGPAPEWVRLLANFPKGGKAWIAQHFYSQTKGRLSPKLKAEIAYAAARNDRAWYALGHAIRRLQDAGLNDEAIAALGRGGDSMPEPERLVLSFSRKLTVDPALITDADVEGLRKHFSDHEVAEIVYQVTDAAFFDRLTESAGLRLER, from the coding sequence ATGAATTGGCCGACCGTTTCCCTCGCCGCCGCGCTCGTCGCCGCGGCCGTGCCGGCGTCCCGCGCCGAGGACGTCCCGGACTCGACACCCCGCCCGGTGGCGGCCACCCGCCCGCAGCTCAAGGAGCAACTCGAACGCTCCAAGCATTCGCGCCCGAGGCTCCCATTGCCGCCGCCGACCGCGGACGAGATCGCTGCCGCCAGGAATCCCTCCCGGCCCGGGCCCATGGGGGGGATCATCAACAACGGGCGGATGCGGAAGCTCTACCTCCCGCCGGAGGTCCTGGGCGGGGGCTTCCAGCGCGAGCCCGACCCGGCCATGACCCTGAGCAACACGTTCAAGACCAAGTTCTTCTGGATCGTCTCCAGGGCCAACAACTGCGCCTATTGCCAGGGCCACCAGGAGGTGAAGCTGGCATCGGACGGGGTGACCGAGGATGAGATTGCGGCGCTCGACGGCGACTGGTCGGGCTTCCCCGAGCGCGATCGCGCCGCATTCGCCTTCACCAAGAAGTTGACCTTCGAGCCGGATAAGGTCGCGGATGCCGACATCGACCGACTCCGGGCGCACTACAGCGACCTCCAGATCCTCGAGATCATCACCGCGGTCGCCGGCTTCAACGCGATGAATCGCTGGACCGGCGCGCTCGCGATCCCGCAGGAGGAGCATCGCGTCTACCTGACCGAGACGTCGGAACCATTCCGGTCGCTCCGCAGCATGGTGGCCCCGCTCCCCTCCGATGCCCCGGCCACGACCCCGACCTGCGCGGTGCCGAGGGATCGGGGGCCGCTCGAGGACGGCGATGCGTTGAAGGCGGCGCTCGATCGCTGCCGCCATCGCAACCCTCGCCTCCCGCTCGCGGATGAGGCCGCGTCCCGGGCGCTCCTGCCGTCGGACTGGCCGGATTCGGGCCCGGCTCCCGAGTGGGTCAGGCTGCTCGCCAACTTCCCGAAAGGGGGCAAGGCCTGGATCGCCCAGCACTTCTACTCGCAGACCAAGGGGCGACTGAGCCCCAAACTGAAGGCCGAGATCGCCTACGCCGCGGCCCGGAACGACAGGGCCTGGTACGCCCTCGGCCATGCCATCCGGCGGCTCCAGGATGCCGGTCTCAACGACGAGGCGATTGCCGCGCTCGGACGCGGAGGCGACTCGATGCCCGAGCCGGAACGCCTTGTGCTCTCCTTCTCGCGGAAGCTGACCGTGGATCCCGCGCTGATCACGGATGCGGACGTCGAGGGCCTCCGGAAGCATTTCAGCGATCATGAGGTCGCGGAGATCGTCTACCAGGTCACGGACGCGGCCTTCTTCGACCGACTCACCGAGTCCGCAGGCCTCCGCCTCGAGCGCTGA
- a CDS encoding FKBP-type peptidyl-prolyl cis-trans isomerase, whose translation MPTTPPGAINPKTLPAGDEGAVAVGESAVAAGKTGASAVEKAKAAQVTAAPPTAKGETKTTVGGVKYETLKEGTGDELKGGHVAQVHYVGTLPDGTVFDSSRKKGEPLPVTVGAQGIIKGWNEGLPGMKVGEIRKLLIPSKLAYGERGFAPQIPPNTDLTFEIELLKILY comes from the coding sequence GTGCCCACGACGCCCCCCGGGGCGATCAACCCCAAGACCCTGCCCGCGGGCGACGAGGGGGCCGTGGCCGTGGGCGAGTCGGCCGTCGCGGCCGGCAAGACCGGCGCCTCGGCCGTGGAGAAGGCCAAGGCCGCCCAGGTCACCGCCGCCCCGCCGACGGCCAAGGGGGAGACCAAGACGACCGTCGGCGGCGTGAAGTACGAGACGCTGAAGGAAGGCACGGGCGACGAGCTCAAGGGCGGACATGTCGCGCAAGTCCACTACGTCGGGACGCTCCCCGACGGGACCGTCTTCGACAGCTCGCGAAAGAAGGGCGAGCCGTTGCCGGTGACCGTCGGGGCGCAGGGCATCATCAAGGGTTGGAATGAAGGCCTGCCGGGCATGAAGGTCGGCGAGATCCGCAAGCTTCTGATCCCTTCCAAGCTGGCCTACGGCGAGCGCGGCTTCGCACCGCAAATTCCCCCGAACACCGACCTGACCTTCGAAATCGAGCTCCTCAAGATCCTTTACTGA
- a CDS encoding serine/threonine protein kinase — protein MANVSSTPKFSGMKYRVVNELGEGAGSKIFLISDKAGGGKRYALKIIRKQEPEDDIYIQQARNEYEASQKLNHPAIAKVYDFRQKKSWFKVTGAELLMEFVDGKSLDEVEAPELDQLILIFAKVASAIAHMHRRGVFHGDLKPHNIMLSKNGQVKLIDFGTAWIRGQDSNRAAGTPQYMAPETAVEKTVNAKTDIYNFGATMYRLFTGRFAQQGLPTSGSDRKITLPSKLNPRLPADLNLLIVACLQSDPSKRPADMVEVRDQLAKIAKAKGLEDEDIRGADEE, from the coding sequence ATGGCGAACGTGTCCAGCACGCCCAAGTTTTCCGGTATGAAGTACCGGGTCGTCAACGAGCTCGGCGAGGGAGCCGGCAGCAAGATCTTCCTCATCAGCGACAAGGCCGGCGGTGGGAAGCGGTACGCCCTGAAGATCATCCGCAAGCAGGAGCCCGAGGACGACATCTACATCCAGCAGGCCCGGAACGAGTATGAGGCCTCGCAGAAACTCAACCACCCGGCCATCGCCAAGGTCTACGACTTCCGCCAGAAGAAGTCCTGGTTCAAGGTCACCGGCGCCGAGCTGCTGATGGAGTTCGTGGACGGCAAGAGCCTCGACGAGGTCGAGGCGCCGGAGCTCGACCAGCTCATCCTGATCTTCGCGAAGGTCGCCTCGGCCATCGCGCACATGCACCGCCGCGGCGTCTTCCACGGCGACTTGAAGCCCCACAACATCATGCTGTCGAAGAACGGCCAGGTGAAGTTGATCGACTTCGGCACCGCCTGGATCCGCGGGCAGGACAGCAATCGCGCCGCCGGCACCCCGCAATACATGGCGCCCGAGACCGCGGTGGAGAAGACGGTCAACGCGAAGACCGACATCTACAACTTCGGCGCGACTATGTATCGGCTGTTCACGGGCCGATTCGCCCAGCAGGGGCTCCCGACGAGCGGCAGCGATCGCAAGATCACCCTGCCCAGCAAGCTGAACCCGCGGCTGCCCGCCGACCTCAACCTGCTCATCGTCGCCTGCCTCCAGTCCGATCCGTCCAAGCGCCCCGCCGACATGGTGGAGGTCCGCGATCAGCTCGCGAAGATCGCCAAGGCGAAGGGGCTCGAGGACGAGGACATCCGGGGCGCTGACGAGGAGTGA
- a CDS encoding Ig-like domain-containing protein → MRLPLSHARSIIGGRTGIATRRGNPRQRRRHHPWELQALEPRELLSTVFTVTGTADDGSEGTLRWALSQVNADPEPDADTIRFAIPGTGPFTISPASGLPQIIHPVIIDGTSQPGYAVGAPLIEIDGTNAGYTPGLILAAGGSTIQGLVINRFSQTAAILVSQADGSLIQGNFLGTDPTGTIAEGNYDGIDFDYSGTTGITIGGITPAARNLISGNHGSGVAVSFSPSSQIVIEGNFIGTDATGSQPLGNLSSGVEIYDTAGSNTVKGNVLSANGYHGVLIEEDYGSQNDVIADNLIGTDASGRLPLGNGYAGVYSYYGYRTSLTGNVISGNAHIGVYLGGFLNSLRDNMVGTDITGAHPLPNQGDGIVVAGYGNTIGGPTGADGNLIAYNGGAGVAVSSSGFGIIGANSILSNSIATNGGLGIDLGEDGVTPNTPGGPHSGPNNLQNFPVITGAINFGTSTALVGTLNATPSSTFTIQLFSNVAADASGYGEGETYLGSTMLATDGAGNGSFRLDLTTALPVGRLISATATDPYGNTSEFGKDLAVVAEHPPVVAVEDAYNTDAKTTLVVAAPGVRTNDISADNGTFSAALVHGTSHGTVVLKPDGSFTYTPKGNYTGQDSFTYVAVEGLSASNVATVTISVNAKTQVVTNTSDSGPGSLRQALLIAASSNTPDPDVIKFAIPGTGPFVIQPSTPLPEVTHPTVIDGYTQAGAQPNSLAVGDNAVILVRLDGSMLIRPGIGLVISGGGSMVKGLSITSFANPIDVHGAGGDVIQGNFIGLDPSGLSAFNSAPLTVSGEGSNLIGGRKPSERNVIAGGDSYAVTIGGPNNSVQGCYVGTDLAGTQMLSYSQGVRIVGASNTTIGGTASGAGNVLIGLSIGDYSGSNPTVGTRVQGNYLGIDSAGLHAMGYSSSLLIYDGSDTVIGGTTSKARNVIVGLDIETTGAGSLIQGNEIGTDASGTLSAGGYSNGISLYYVANVTIGGTAKGAGNLISGNAYGAGIIGYGVSSITIQGNSIGTDIAGITALPNGSSGVVLFGSGNSIGGTGKGAGNLISGNAGNGIYGSSYGGPANFIQGNLIGTDATGSAALPNGSAGIDLNGPGFAIGGAQKGAGNVISGNAAHGIVIEYGGQDNRIEGNFIGTDPAGKKALGNGGAGVLVYDGANSTIGGTGAGAGNVIAYNAGPGIGIGGSAYSTGNAILSNSIFSNGGLGIDLRLDGVTPSTPGGPHFGPNNLQNFPTLIVAGTRDGKVAVDGTLSSAPNSSFTVQFFASPEPDPSGYGEGQIDLGSITVQTDAAGNASFKGLFDAKGGQFITATATDAAGNTSEFSAALKAVAMQSKVLAQDDAYRIDLNTSLIVAAPGVQANDLSIGPATSLVVAGPAHGTLNLCADGSFEYVPAANFVGTDSFTYKDKLGGASAFATVRITVAPKTFVVTNTNDSGPGSLRQAILDADLATSASPDTILFALPGTGPFLIQPISPLPAITHATILDGYSQPGAHASGQVIGGDASLLVRIDGQAIPGGADGLLVDADGVVIQGLSMTGFGVAIHLIGPGGDVVRGNYLGTDTSGTQAGPGNVRGVVAESPSNTIGGTTAGAGNLASGNSDVGILLLGSHATNNVVQGNRVGTDVDGLAVLENGWDGIGVWFGANGNLIGGVDPAAGNLLSGNMSGISFYNGGNFNTVEGNLIGTDVTGKAVLGNRVFGIYDETGRNTIGGTAAGAGNVISGNIADGIYLNGYYGENSDVIQGNWIGSDATGTLPLGNGQSGVTIGNYASGNLIGGLQPGAANIISFNGRNGVTIGLTPYDYSVSNAVLSNIIASNAILGIDLGNDGVTPNPLSYGGYGPNQLQAYPVIGSASATAADLTVSGTLTGVPGWTYTIQLYADATPDTSGYGQGQVLLGTILVTSDDSGIASFDVTLPVTVSPSWFVTATATDPFGSTSEFGADVAVDAALQSLAAADGDPEEGLPAELALDVALESARRAKSS, encoded by the coding sequence ATGCGGCTGCCTCTCTCCCACGCGCGTTCCATCATTGGCGGGCGGACCGGCATCGCCACCCGGCGAGGAAATCCTCGCCAGCGCAGGCGCCATCATCCGTGGGAGCTCCAGGCGCTCGAGCCGCGGGAGCTCCTGTCCACGGTCTTCACGGTGACCGGGACCGCGGACGACGGGAGCGAGGGGACGTTGCGGTGGGCCCTGTCGCAGGTGAACGCCGATCCCGAGCCGGATGCGGACACGATTCGATTCGCCATACCCGGGACAGGGCCCTTCACGATCTCTCCGGCGTCGGGCCTGCCGCAGATCATTCACCCGGTCATCATCGACGGGACGTCGCAGCCCGGCTATGCCGTCGGCGCCCCGCTGATCGAGATCGACGGCACGAACGCCGGCTATACTCCGGGCCTCATCCTGGCCGCGGGGGGCAGCACGATCCAGGGCCTCGTGATCAACCGGTTCTCGCAGACCGCCGCCATCCTCGTGTCCCAGGCCGACGGCAGCCTGATCCAGGGCAATTTCCTGGGGACTGATCCGACCGGCACGATCGCGGAAGGCAATTACGACGGCATCGACTTCGACTACTCCGGCACGACGGGAATCACGATCGGCGGCATTACGCCCGCGGCCCGGAATCTCATCTCGGGGAATCACGGTAGCGGGGTTGCCGTCAGTTTCTCGCCCTCCAGCCAGATTGTCATCGAGGGGAACTTCATCGGGACCGACGCGACGGGTTCTCAGCCCCTCGGCAATCTCTCTTCCGGGGTGGAAATCTACGACACGGCGGGCAGCAACACGGTCAAGGGCAATGTCCTCTCCGCGAATGGCTACCACGGTGTGCTGATCGAGGAGGATTACGGGTCTCAGAATGACGTGATCGCGGACAACCTCATCGGGACGGACGCTTCCGGTCGCCTGCCGCTGGGCAACGGATACGCCGGCGTCTATTCCTACTACGGCTACAGGACGAGCCTGACCGGCAACGTCATATCCGGCAATGCACATATCGGGGTTTATCTCGGCGGGTTCCTGAATTCCCTGCGGGATAACATGGTGGGCACGGACATCACGGGAGCGCATCCCCTGCCGAATCAGGGGGACGGGATCGTCGTCGCCGGCTACGGGAACACAATCGGCGGGCCGACCGGCGCGGACGGCAACCTCATCGCGTACAACGGGGGCGCCGGCGTTGCGGTCAGCTCCTCCGGGTTCGGCATCATAGGCGCCAACAGCATTCTTTCCAATTCGATCGCGACCAACGGCGGCCTCGGCATCGACCTCGGGGAGGACGGGGTCACGCCCAACACGCCGGGCGGCCCACATTCCGGCCCCAACAATCTCCAGAATTTCCCGGTAATCACGGGGGCCATCAACTTCGGCACGTCGACGGCCCTCGTCGGCACGCTGAACGCGACGCCGAGCTCCACATTCACCATACAGCTCTTCTCGAATGTCGCGGCCGATGCGTCCGGGTATGGCGAAGGCGAGACCTACCTGGGGTCGACGATGCTCGCGACCGACGGCGCCGGCAACGGGAGCTTCCGCCTCGACCTGACGACCGCCCTGCCGGTAGGCCGCCTCATCTCCGCGACCGCGACAGACCCTTACGGGAATACATCGGAGTTCGGCAAGGACCTCGCCGTCGTCGCGGAGCACCCCCCGGTGGTCGCCGTCGAGGATGCGTACAACACGGACGCGAAGACCACTCTCGTGGTCGCTGCGCCGGGCGTGCGGACCAATGACATCTCCGCGGATAATGGCACGTTCTCCGCGGCCCTGGTCCACGGGACCTCGCACGGCACGGTGGTGCTCAAGCCAGACGGGTCGTTCACCTACACCCCGAAGGGCAACTACACGGGACAGGACTCGTTCACTTACGTCGCCGTGGAGGGCCTGTCCGCATCCAACGTGGCCACGGTGACGATCTCCGTGAACGCGAAGACCCAGGTCGTCACCAACACCAGCGACAGCGGCCCGGGCTCCCTGCGGCAGGCGCTCCTGATCGCCGCCTCATCGAATACGCCCGACCCGGACGTGATCAAATTCGCGATCCCCGGCACCGGTCCGTTCGTCATCCAGCCCTCCACGCCCCTGCCGGAGGTCACGCACCCGACGGTGATCGACGGTTACACCCAGGCGGGTGCCCAGCCCAACTCGCTGGCCGTCGGAGACAATGCCGTCATCCTGGTCCGCCTCGACGGCTCGATGCTCATCCGGCCCGGCATCGGGCTGGTGATCAGCGGAGGGGGGAGCATGGTGAAGGGCCTTTCCATCACGTCCTTCGCCAATCCCATCGACGTGCACGGCGCCGGCGGCGACGTCATCCAGGGCAACTTCATCGGACTGGATCCTTCCGGGCTCTCGGCGTTCAACTCCGCGCCGCTGACGGTCTCGGGCGAGGGCAGCAACCTGATCGGCGGCCGCAAGCCGTCCGAGCGCAACGTCATCGCCGGCGGCGACTCGTACGCGGTGACCATCGGCGGGCCGAACAACAGCGTCCAGGGGTGCTATGTCGGCACGGACCTCGCGGGCACTCAGATGCTGTCCTACTCCCAGGGCGTGCGCATCGTCGGCGCATCGAACACGACCATCGGCGGGACCGCGTCGGGCGCGGGGAACGTGCTAATCGGCCTCTCGATCGGCGACTATTCCGGGAGCAACCCCACCGTCGGCACCCGCGTCCAGGGCAATTACCTGGGCATCGACTCGGCGGGCCTGCATGCGATGGGCTACTCCTCCTCACTGCTGATCTACGACGGCTCGGACACGGTGATCGGCGGGACGACCAGCAAGGCGCGGAACGTCATCGTCGGCCTCGATATTGAAACCACCGGGGCGGGCTCCTTGATCCAGGGTAACGAAATCGGCACGGACGCGAGCGGCACCCTCTCCGCCGGCGGCTATTCCAACGGGATCTCCCTGTATTACGTGGCCAATGTCACGATCGGCGGCACGGCCAAGGGGGCCGGCAATCTGATCTCGGGGAACGCATACGGGGCCGGGATCATCGGGTATGGCGTCTCCTCGATCACCATCCAGGGTAACTCGATCGGGACCGACATCGCGGGGATCACGGCCTTGCCGAACGGCTCATCGGGCGTCGTACTGTTCGGTTCGGGGAACAGCATCGGAGGGACGGGTAAGGGTGCCGGGAATTTGATCTCCGGGAACGCGGGCAACGGCATCTACGGCTCGTCGTATGGCGGCCCGGCGAATTTCATACAGGGCAATCTCATCGGCACCGACGCAACGGGATCGGCCGCATTGCCGAACGGCTCCGCCGGGATCGACCTCAACGGGCCGGGATTCGCGATCGGCGGCGCCCAGAAAGGGGCCGGCAATGTCATCTCGGGGAATGCGGCGCACGGCATCGTGATCGAGTACGGCGGCCAAGACAATCGGATCGAGGGGAACTTCATCGGCACGGACCCGGCGGGCAAGAAGGCACTGGGGAACGGTGGGGCCGGCGTCCTGGTGTACGATGGCGCGAACAGTACCATCGGCGGCACGGGGGCGGGTGCGGGAAATGTCATCGCCTACAATGCCGGGCCGGGCATCGGGATCGGCGGGTCGGCATACTCGACCGGCAACGCCATCCTGTCCAACTCCATCTTCTCCAACGGCGGGCTGGGCATCGACCTCAGGCTGGACGGCGTGACGCCCAGCACGCCGGGCGGGCCGCACTTCGGGCCGAACAATCTCCAGAACTTCCCGACGTTGATCGTCGCCGGGACGCGGGATGGGAAGGTCGCCGTCGATGGGACATTGAGCTCCGCGCCCAACTCATCCTTCACAGTCCAGTTCTTCGCATCTCCCGAGCCCGATCCATCGGGTTACGGCGAGGGGCAGATCGACCTGGGGTCCATCACGGTCCAGACCGATGCGGCCGGCAATGCCAGTTTCAAGGGCCTCTTCGACGCGAAGGGCGGCCAGTTCATAACCGCCACGGCGACCGACGCCGCGGGCAACACCTCGGAATTCTCGGCCGCCCTGAAGGCGGTGGCCATGCAGAGCAAGGTGCTCGCCCAGGATGACGCGTATCGCATCGACCTGAACACCAGCCTGATCGTGGCGGCGCCCGGCGTGCAGGCGAATGACCTGTCCATCGGCCCGGCGACCTCCCTCGTGGTCGCCGGGCCCGCCCATGGCACACTCAACCTGTGCGCCGACGGCTCCTTCGAGTATGTCCCCGCGGCCAACTTCGTCGGCACGGACAGCTTCACCTACAAGGACAAACTCGGGGGGGCGTCCGCCTTCGCGACGGTGCGGATCACCGTCGCACCCAAGACGTTCGTGGTGACGAACACGAATGACAGCGGCCCTGGGTCCCTCCGCCAGGCGATCCTGGACGCCGACCTCGCCACCAGCGCCTCGCCGGACACGATCCTCTTCGCGCTACCGGGGACCGGGCCTTTCCTGATCCAGCCGATCTCGCCTCTCCCGGCGATCACCCACGCGACGATCCTCGACGGCTACTCGCAGCCCGGTGCGCACGCCAGCGGCCAGGTCATCGGCGGCGACGCGTCCCTGCTGGTCCGGATCGATGGGCAGGCGATCCCGGGCGGGGCCGACGGGCTCCTCGTGGATGCCGATGGGGTCGTGATCCAGGGCTTGTCGATGACGGGTTTCGGGGTTGCGATCCACCTGATCGGCCCCGGCGGCGATGTCGTCCGGGGCAACTATCTGGGCACCGACACGTCCGGGACGCAGGCCGGTCCGGGGAACGTCCGGGGCGTGGTGGCGGAGAGTCCGAGCAACACGATCGGCGGCACCACGGCCGGGGCGGGGAATCTCGCCTCGGGCAACTCCGACGTCGGTATTCTCCTGCTCGGCTCCCACGCCACGAACAACGTCGTCCAGGGGAATCGGGTCGGGACCGATGTCGACGGGCTTGCCGTCTTGGAGAACGGCTGGGACGGGATCGGCGTCTGGTTCGGCGCGAACGGCAACCTGATCGGCGGCGTCGATCCCGCCGCGGGGAACCTGCTCTCCGGGAACATGAGCGGGATTTCGTTCTACAACGGGGGCAATTTCAACACGGTCGAGGGCAACCTCATCGGGACCGACGTGACCGGCAAGGCCGTGCTCGGGAACCGGGTCTTCGGCATCTACGACGAGACCGGCCGCAACACGATCGGCGGGACGGCGGCCGGCGCCGGGAATGTGATCTCGGGCAATATCGCCGACGGCATCTACCTCAACGGCTATTACGGCGAGAATAGCGACGTGATCCAGGGCAACTGGATCGGCAGCGACGCCACGGGCACGCTGCCCCTCGGGAATGGGCAGTCGGGCGTGACGATCGGCAATTATGCCTCCGGCAACCTGATCGGCGGCCTCCAGCCGGGCGCGGCCAATATCATCAGCTTCAACGGCAGGAATGGCGTGACGATCGGTCTCACGCCCTACGACTACTCCGTGTCGAATGCGGTCCTCTCCAACATCATAGCCTCGAACGCCATCCTGGGCATCGACCTGGGCAATGACGGCGTGACGCCCAACCCGCTGTCCTACGGCGGGTATGGGCCCAATCAACTCCAGGCATACCCGGTCATCGGGTCCGCGAGCGCGACCGCCGCGGACCTCACGGTGAGCGGGACACTCACGGGCGTCCCGGGCTGGACCTACACGATCCAGCTCTATGCCGACGCGACGCCCGACACATCCGGATACGGGCAGGGGCAGGTGCTCCTGGGGACGATCCTCGTCACCTCGGACGACTCCGGCATCGCGAGCTTCGACGTGACGCTCCCCGTGACCGTGTCCCCCAGCTGGTTCGTCACGGCGACGGCGACCGATCCATTCGGGAGCACATCGGAGTTCGGGGCGGATGTCGCCGTGGACGCCGCGTTGCAGTCCCTGGCGGCCGCCGACGGGGACCCCGAGGAAGGGCTGCCGGCCGAGCTGGCCCTCGACGTGGCGCTCGAGAGCGCACGCCGGGCCAAGTCATCCTGA